A region of Lycium barbarum isolate Lr01 chromosome 1, ASM1917538v2, whole genome shotgun sequence DNA encodes the following proteins:
- the LOC132616748 gene encoding protein MAIN-LIKE 1-like, which yields MRTDECTITLQDVEVLYGIPVDGHPLVQRNVKNITKSRWQELMYDLTGWLPGEEAIIGNSLLVITQLSNHLETLIANNDIIDEHTDEVEVQKRVRLYLLWLIGGNIFPANTGSKLGLHFLLDIIDLDAIGGKSWGAAALSYLYNCLCRASMVNSRDVCGFIALLQVRLDLGANNPNAAITSSPKSKERDIVFAQKWTRRGVRESEARAVLVVCRDVLDNLTDDQFVWEPYTEAINDGLPEWCRRGQDI from the exons ATGCGGACTGACGAATGTACCATCACACTGCAGGATGTCGAGGTGTTATATGGCATTCCCGTGGATGGCCACCCATTGGTGCAGAGaaatgttaaaaatataactaaatCAAGGTGGCAGGAATTGATGTACGACCTTACCGGTTGGTTGCCCGGAGAAGAAGCAATTATAGGTAATAGCTTGTTGGTAATAACACAATTATCTAATCATTTGGAAACCTTGATTGCCaataatgatattattgatgaacaCACTGATGAGGTTGAGGTACAAAAGAGGGTCAGGTTGTACCTGCTTTGGTTGATTGGTGGCAATATATTCCCTGCTAATACTGGTTCAAAGCTTGGTTTACACTTTTTGCTTGACATAATAGACCTTGATGCAATAGGCGGGAAATCTTGGGGAGCAGCAgcattatcatacttgtacaattgTTTATGCCGTGCTTCGATGGTCAATAGCCGTGATGTTTgtggatttattgctttgttacAGGTAC GTTTGGACTTGGGAGCGAATAATCCCAATGCAGCCATTACTTCGTCCCCCAAGAGTAAAGAACGAGATATTGTATTTGCGCAGAAGTGGACTCGTCGTGGAGTTCGTGAAAGCGAGGCACGAGCTGTGCTAGTAGTTTGTAGGGATGTTTTAGACAACCTAACTGATGATCAG TTTGTGTGGGAGCCTTATACAGAGGCCATCAATGATGGACTTCCGGAGTGGTGCCGACGTGGTCAAGACATTTAG
- the LOC132616754 gene encoding uncharacterized protein LOC132616754: MLDAWKKNKFYSKCKSLTRQTKTRIEMIRKKRNAMQKYLKNDITDLIKSGLYVNAYDRTEGLLVELNFLSCYDFLDQYCEQILSQLETISRQRECPENCKEPVGSLMFAAARLADLPELRQLRTMFNERYGNSLECYVNKQFAEKLKPVQHKKDVKLQLMQDIATESGVEWNSSEALQQKLYEQKHMDVSGNTKESEDALSNHENVRHQHTEMRAQVAKVAHNGDNDAVENAMPKSVRRKHMDPHSGDKDSGHENHGIKIPNGEVSRQRNRDGPSGRATSLPVELEEISPEELMKGHTRANSCSPDMFGPNGHVHPRVPNYEDVVARLADLSGKSKE; the protein is encoded by the exons ATGTTGGACGCATGGAAGAAAAACAAGTTCTACTCCAAATG CAAGTCTTTAACCAGGCAGACGAAAACTCGAATTGAAATGATCAGGAAGAAGAGAAACGCAATGCAAAAATACTTGAAGAATGATATAACTGACCTTATAAAATCTGGATTGTATGTCAACGCCTATGACAGG ACTGAAGGCCTTCTAGTTGAGCTGAATTTCTTGAGCtgttatgattttttggaccagTATTGTGAGCAGATCCTTAGTCAACTTGAAACCATCAGTAGACAGAG GGAATGCCCTGAGAATTGCAAGGAACCTGTGGGATCTTTGATGTTTGCAGCAGCAAGACTAGCAGACCTGCCTGAATTACGTCAACTGAGAACGATGTTTAATGAAAGATATggaaattctcttgaatgttATGTCAATAAACAG TTTGCTGAGAAACTAAAGCCAGTACAACATAAAAAGGATGTGAAACTACAGTTGATGCAAGATATAGCAACAGAATCTGGTGTAGAATGGAATTCATCAGAAGCTTTGCAACAGAAGCTATACGAACAAAAGCACATGGATGTATCAGGTAATACTAAAGAATCTGAAGATGCTCTATCCAATCATGAAAACGTGAGGCATCAGCATACAGAGATGAGGGCTCAAGTGGCCAAAGTAGCACATAATGGCGACAATGATGCAGTTGAAAATGCTATGCCAAAATCAGTTAGGAGGAAACATATGGATCCACATTCTGGTGATAAAGATTCAGGACATGAAAACCATGGCATAAAAATTCCAAATGGTGAAGTCTCAAGGCAGAGAAACCGAGACGGTCCTTCAGGCAGAGCAACATCCCTTCCAGTTGAATTGGAAGAAATAAGTCCAGAAGAGCTAATGAAAGGGCACACTCGAGCAAATTCTTGTTCGCCTGATATGTTTGGTCCAAATGGGCATGTCCATCCAAGGGTACCAAACTATGAGGATGTTGTCGCTCGCCTGGCAGATCTCAGCGGGAAATCAAAAGAATGA